From Vitis vinifera cultivar Pinot Noir 40024 chromosome 3, ASM3070453v1, the proteins below share one genomic window:
- the LOC100251458 gene encoding uncharacterized protein LOC100251458 — MDHLISCHLPAITESLEFLQMNERMFKASWGIFSILMDQQATVQREYNALSIMEVGSHGSVRNRSGAVGLDSVLAHNHSHLVQGNYIGHPFQPSGNPWVDQQSGNHGSGGGTLAWNHGPALPYLHGSNISGGPTEAGNVGIQGYHDTSSGRSSTNYLQPPVLHRHHNLHYPPPPPMQGARSHFHPQVVASSNRLAPPTGIRMDRSHRGGAASEATSRHGNLPYLRMLPAEEVAILDLSGFNEAGEEEYENEEKIGFLDCGHEYHADCLKKWVLVKTVCPLCKAPAMTCS; from the exons ATGGACCATCTGATCAGTTGCCATCTTCCAGCAATCACGGAGTCATTGGAGTTTCTACAGATGAATGAAAGAATGTTCAAGGCGTCCTGGGGAATTTTCAGTATATTAATGGATCAGCAAG CCACAGTACAGAGGGAATATAATGCTCTTTCAATCATGGAAGTAGGATCTCACGGAAGTGTGAGGAACAGATCAGGTGCTGTTGGGCTGGATTCTGTTTTGGCACATAATCATAGCCATTTGGTTCAAGGAAACTATATTGGCCATCCTTTTCAGCCTTCTGGCAATCCCTGGGTTGACCAACAATCAGGCAATCATGGTAGTGGTGGGGGAACTCTGGCCTGGAATCATGGACCTGCTTTACCTTATTTGCATGGGAGCAATATCAGTGGAGGTCCTACAGAGGCTGGGAATGTGGGTATTCAGGGATATCATGATACATCTAGTGGCAGAAGTTCCACAAATTACCTTCAACCTCCTGTCCTTCACCGGCACCATAATCTTCATtatccaccaccaccacctatGCAAGGAGCAAGAAGCCATTTCCACCCTCAAGTAGTGGCATCTTCGAATAGACTTGCTCCACCTACTGGGATTAGGATGGACCGATCTCATCGAGGGGGAGCCGCATCTGAGGCAACATCGAGACATGGAAATCTTCCTTACTTGAGAATGCTCCCAGCAGAAGAAGTTGCCATACTAGATCTTTCAGGATTTAATGAAGCAGGGGAA GAGGAGTATGAGAATGAAGAGAAGATTGGATTTCTTGATTGTGGGCATGAGTACCATGCAGATTGCTTGAAGAAGTGGGTGCTGGTGAAGACTGTCTGCCCCCTCTGCAAAGCCCCAGCAATGACTTGTTCATAA
- the LOC100251560 gene encoding basic form of pathogenesis-related protein 1, translated as MGFHKFLLAIYIFGSALAHFSLAQSSPQDYVDAHNAARAQVGVQPITWNETVAAYARRYASSRVAEQCSMEHSGGPYGENLAEGYGSMSGSDAVEFWLTEKPNYDHNSNSCVGGECLHYTQIVWGGSLHLGCARVQCKNGWWFITCNYYPPGNIEGERPY; from the coding sequence ATGGGGTTTCACAAGTTTCTCTTAGCCATTTACATCTTTGGTTCAGCCTTGGCTCATTTCTCACTAGCTCAGAGCTCCCCCCAGGACTATGTGGACGCCCACAACGCTGCACGGGCACAGGTAGGAGTGCAGCCCATCACATGGAATGAGACAGTGGCAGCTTACGCCAGGAGATATGCTAGCAGCCGGGTTGCTGAGCAGTGCAGCATGGAGCATTCAGGAGGGCCTTACGGAGAGAACCTTGCTGAAGGGTATGGTTCAATGTCAGGTTCAGATGCAGTGGAGTTTTGGCTGACTGAGAAGCCAAACTATGACCACAACTCCAACTCGTGTGTTGGTGGAGAGTGCCTGCACTATACTCAGATTGTTTGGGGTGGCTCACTTCATCTTGGGTGTGCTAGGGTTCAGTGCAAAAATGGGTGGTGGTTCATCACCTGTAACTATTATCCTCCTGGAAATATTGAGGGGGAGCGTCCTTACTAG
- the LOC109121552 gene encoding protein trichome birefringence-like 13 has translation MMSSGTFFELLFPQSGWSADANGGTLESLGYKEGFRVDVDIPDGTWAEAPSFHDILIFNTGHCWPRFGKVYGFTGQEVVFGLLVEELFSLKNNGTNVETRLVNQHLYKALKGSDFHILEITRMNEFRADAHPSTAGEKKHDDCMDWCLPGTTDTWNDLFITHLNNIKFQN, from the exons ATGATGTCATCTGGCACATTCTTTGAACTCCTGTTTCCCCAGTCTGG GTGGTCAGCTGATGCTAATGGTGGCACATTAGAATCACTTGGATATAAAGAGGGTTTTCGAGTTGATGTTGATATCCCAGATGGTACATGGGCCGAGGCTCcaagcttccatgatattcttATCTTTAACACAGGACACTG TTGGCCAAGGTTTGGGAAAGTTTATGGTTTTACAGGCCAGGAAGTAGTGTTTGGTTTGCTG GTTGAAGAGCTCTTCTCTTTGAAGAACAATGGGACAAATGTGGAGACACGCCTCGTGAACCAGCACCTATACAAGGCCTTGAAAGGCTCTGATTTCCATATTTTGGAGATAACCCGGATGAACGAGTTTAGAGCAGATGCCCATCCCTCCACAGCTGGCGAAAAGAAGCATGACGATTGTATGGACTGGTGCCTACCAGGAACTACGGATACTTGGAATGACTTGTTCATAACGCATCTAAACAATATCAAGTTTCAAAACTGA